The Pocillopora verrucosa isolate sample1 chromosome 14, ASM3666991v2, whole genome shotgun sequence genome has a segment encoding these proteins:
- the LOC136278077 gene encoding uncharacterized protein codes for MMKCSVAGCNNFYQLEMENAHNELYQGSRQALLKSQVESLQRAIYDKSQVAVKRELSKRKCYRWTVPKSSIRIPKDISSPLFGFESHTFRCLWKRTSGQNRLFLNAVFGSSPITVQTRFVLLNEDGVMRVFDTECETLMEDQIIGAKEDLGPIEKEQDLIIKLIIAIYKHT; via the exons ATGATGAAATGCAGCGTGGCCGGTTGTAACAATTTCTACCAGTTAGAGATGGAAAATGCCCACAACGAACTTTATCAAGGAAGCCGCCAGGCGCTACTTAAGAGTCAAGTTGAAAGTCTTCAGCGCGCGATTTATGACAAG TCTCAAGTTGCCGTGAAAAGGGAGTTGTCTAAGCGAAAGTGCTACCGGTGGACAGTGCCGAAGTCGTCAATCCGAATTCCAAAGGATATTTCAAGTCCACTGTTTGGGTTTGAAAGTCACACATTTCGGTGCCTGTGGAAGAGGACCTCTGGCCAAAATAGGCTGTTTCTAAATGCAGTGTTTGGCTCTTCGCCAATCACAGTTCAAACAAG atttgttttgttaaacgaGGACGGAGTAATGAGAGTCTTTGATACCGAATGTGAAACCCTTATGGAAGATCAAATCATCGGGGCAAAGGAAGACTTGGGCCCGATTGAAAAAGAGCAAGATTTAATTATAAAACTAATTATAGCTATCTATAAACATACATAG